One genomic window of Gracilinema caldarium DSM 7334 includes the following:
- a CDS encoding ABC transporter ATP-binding protein — MSEQTQFEEKEYSSQFDVTLWKKIFQFGKALYPVIGLLILIMIGVAVLDGIFPQMTRYALDVLIPIAQEPDSAPLISRFIFRYGLLALLQGFNVWALIMIAGIIEVRLVYTLREKAFQRLQQLSFSYYDRTPAGWIIARMTSDAQKLGDTIAWGIVDLVWGTTMMLTIIVFMVVMQPLLAAITLVFVPPLLVITFWFQKRILMAQRKARKANSIVTGAFNEGLQGGRTTKALGIEKYNYKEFAEKTQTLRNHSIRAARLSALFFPIVISLAAMGAALALGAGGQFLLKGIISFGTLVAFINYALMFFDPAREVARVLSEFQAAQASAERLVGLIDTELEIVDRPNAREGVPICGELLLENIAFRYGKDAPWIFKNFSLYIPAGQTVAVVGETGCGKSTLVNLICRFYEPEEGSIQIDGRDYREWTQHWLHSQLGYVVQTPLLFSGTVRENIRYGRLDATDDEIEQAARDANAYAFIERLEQGFDTPVGEGGALLSVGQKQLICLARALVANPRIIVLDEATSSVDTETEVLIQGAINRLLAGRTSIVIAHRLSTIRNADRIILMDKGRIIEDGDHQSLMALHGMYWKLYTQQFLSEDAFIQAAGV, encoded by the coding sequence ATGTCAGAACAAACACAATTTGAAGAAAAAGAATATTCGAGCCAATTTGATGTGACTCTCTGGAAAAAAATATTCCAGTTCGGGAAAGCACTCTATCCCGTTATTGGTCTTTTAATCCTTATCATGATAGGGGTAGCAGTATTGGATGGAATATTTCCGCAGATGACCCGATATGCTCTTGATGTACTCATCCCGATTGCACAAGAGCCAGATTCGGCCCCATTAATCTCCCGGTTTATATTTCGATATGGGCTCTTAGCGCTGCTGCAGGGTTTTAATGTGTGGGCCCTCATCATGATCGCAGGTATCATAGAGGTACGGCTTGTGTATACCCTGCGGGAAAAGGCCTTCCAGCGTTTACAGCAGTTGAGTTTTTCCTATTATGATCGTACTCCGGCAGGCTGGATCATTGCCCGAATGACCTCGGATGCCCAAAAATTGGGAGATACTATTGCGTGGGGCATAGTAGACCTCGTATGGGGAACCACCATGATGCTTACCATCATCGTATTTATGGTGGTGATGCAACCGCTTCTCGCGGCGATTACCCTCGTATTTGTTCCTCCACTTCTTGTGATAACGTTCTGGTTTCAGAAACGGATCCTCATGGCACAGCGAAAGGCTCGTAAGGCAAATTCTATAGTAACCGGAGCCTTTAATGAAGGGTTGCAGGGAGGCAGGACTACGAAAGCCCTCGGTATCGAGAAGTACAACTATAAGGAATTTGCAGAAAAAACTCAGACCCTACGGAATCATTCTATCAGAGCTGCAAGACTTTCTGCACTTTTTTTCCCCATAGTCATATCTCTTGCTGCTATGGGCGCAGCTCTCGCACTGGGGGCTGGCGGACAATTTCTCCTTAAGGGCATAATCAGCTTTGGGACCCTCGTAGCGTTCATCAACTATGCGTTAATGTTCTTTGATCCAGCTCGGGAAGTTGCCAGGGTGCTTTCAGAATTTCAAGCAGCCCAGGCAAGTGCAGAACGTTTGGTTGGACTTATCGATACAGAACTGGAAATTGTGGATCGGCCGAATGCTCGTGAAGGGGTTCCGATCTGTGGTGAATTGCTGCTCGAAAACATAGCGTTCCGGTATGGAAAAGACGCGCCATGGATATTTAAAAATTTTTCCCTGTATATTCCCGCAGGGCAAACCGTGGCAGTGGTCGGCGAAACTGGCTGTGGTAAATCTACCCTGGTGAATCTCATATGCCGGTTCTATGAACCGGAGGAAGGTTCCATCCAGATTGATGGACGGGATTACCGCGAATGGACTCAACATTGGCTTCATAGTCAGCTGGGGTATGTGGTACAGACTCCGCTCCTCTTTTCCGGCACGGTCAGAGAAAATATCCGGTATGGCCGGTTGGATGCAACGGACGACGAAATTGAACAGGCTGCCCGTGATGCAAACGCCTATGCCTTTATCGAACGGCTGGAACAGGGCTTTGATACACCTGTCGGAGAAGGGGGTGCTTTGCTCTCAGTAGGACAGAAACAGCTTATCTGTCTTGCCAGGGCCCTGGTAGCCAATCCTCGGATCATTGTCCTCGATGAGGCAACCAGTTCGGTGGATACTGAGACTGAAGTTCTGATACAGGGTGCCATAAACCGGCTGCTTGCCGGACGAACAAGTATTGTCATTGCACACCGGCTTTCTACGATCAGGAATGCGGACCGGATTATCCTCATGGATAAGGGCCGAATTATCGAAGATGGTGATCACCAGTCCCTTATGGCCCTACATGGCATGTACTGGAAGCTATATACCCAGCAATTTTTGAGTGAAGATGCCTTCATACAGGCTGCAGGCGTATAA
- a CDS encoding ABC transporter ATP-binding protein, translating to MSVTTKELYSIQKNSWPRFGRINLLWNVLKGWRHIYALGLAAIIGEVFFTFSSPMIVKLTIDSVIGTAPPIICFPLSVILEPFLGKNFEGGGFLEKLVPLQTLQAWGNAPWVWQPWLRDHLWVLGLAFAGMIFMQAFFSFIASLSVNTAAEQSAKALRDRLYHHTQHLPYETMLRSQTGDWLQRCTSDVDTVRRFFAFEFVELFRTLALVAFVFPIMFSLSYRLTLWGSIVMPVIILFSFYFQKMVERLFLVADEREGVLSGIVQENVTGVRVVRAFARQQYELERFGRANKGLRDQVYKLISWLGFYWGFSSFLGLLQIALLLGAGLKLYTAGFITIGLLVLFLTYEQQVLWPVRQFGRILADTGKTKVALGRIAELLTLVTETDLDSTIRVPAVSYSNAGGSFHDEWARGPIEFVDVSFSYPDGTEVLKHISFRVVPGEHVAIVGPTGSGKSTLMQLLVRFYEPNEGYITIGGRDIRTIPKAELRKAISLVLQDSFLFGKTVRENLLAACPDANEATLIDAAQKAAFHHVAMGFQDGYETMVGERGVTLSGGQRQRLALARALLRTAPILILDDSLSAVDIETDHLIRGAIGKQGRGTTTTFIVAHRLTTLAEADTILVLEDGCITAQGSHEDLIQQPGLYRRLAELQSAFMDE from the coding sequence GTGTCTGTCACAACAAAAGAACTTTACAGTATCCAAAAAAACTCGTGGCCCCGTTTCGGGCGCATCAATCTCTTATGGAATGTCCTCAAGGGCTGGCGGCATATCTATGCGCTTGGTCTCGCTGCAATTATCGGGGAAGTATTTTTTACCTTTTCTTCTCCAATGATAGTAAAATTGACCATAGATAGTGTTATAGGGACCGCGCCACCGATCATCTGCTTCCCTCTGTCCGTTATATTGGAACCATTCCTCGGTAAAAACTTTGAAGGAGGCGGTTTTCTCGAAAAACTCGTGCCGTTACAGACTCTTCAGGCCTGGGGGAACGCACCCTGGGTATGGCAGCCCTGGCTGAGGGACCATCTGTGGGTGCTTGGTCTTGCCTTTGCGGGCATGATTTTTATGCAAGCCTTTTTCAGCTTTATCGCTTCCCTGAGCGTTAACACCGCCGCGGAGCAAAGCGCAAAAGCATTGCGGGATCGGCTGTATCATCATACCCAGCATTTACCCTATGAGACGATGCTCAGATCCCAGACTGGTGACTGGCTCCAGCGCTGCACCTCTGATGTGGATACGGTCCGGCGTTTCTTTGCCTTTGAATTCGTAGAACTCTTCAGGACCCTGGCTCTAGTAGCCTTCGTGTTTCCCATTATGTTTTCCCTGAGCTATCGGCTCACCCTCTGGGGTAGCATAGTGATGCCGGTAATAATTCTCTTCTCTTTTTATTTTCAGAAGATGGTGGAGCGGCTCTTCCTGGTGGCTGATGAACGGGAAGGGGTGCTCTCAGGTATTGTTCAGGAAAATGTTACCGGTGTTCGGGTGGTACGGGCCTTTGCACGGCAACAATATGAACTTGAGCGTTTTGGCAGAGCCAACAAGGGTCTTCGAGATCAGGTATACAAGCTTATCAGTTGGCTTGGTTTCTATTGGGGTTTTTCCAGTTTTCTCGGGCTTCTGCAAATAGCCTTACTGCTGGGAGCTGGACTTAAGCTCTATACCGCAGGATTCATTACGATTGGCCTGCTGGTCCTTTTCTTAACCTATGAACAGCAGGTACTCTGGCCGGTTCGTCAGTTTGGACGGATTCTTGCCGATACGGGAAAAACCAAGGTTGCCCTTGGTCGTATTGCTGAATTACTTACCCTCGTAACAGAAACAGATCTTGATAGCACCATAAGGGTTCCTGCGGTATCATACTCCAATGCAGGGGGCTCCTTTCATGACGAATGGGCTAGAGGTCCCATCGAATTTGTTGATGTGTCCTTTTCCTATCCTGATGGTACTGAGGTACTTAAACATATTTCCTTTCGGGTTGTTCCAGGGGAACATGTAGCTATTGTGGGGCCTACGGGCAGTGGAAAATCCACGTTAATGCAGCTTCTAGTTCGTTTTTATGAACCAAACGAGGGGTATATAACGATAGGGGGGCGGGACATCAGAACGATTCCCAAAGCGGAGCTTCGCAAGGCCATATCCCTGGTGCTCCAGGACAGCTTTTTATTTGGAAAAACGGTCCGGGAAAATCTTTTGGCCGCATGTCCCGACGCCAATGAAGCAACTTTGATTGATGCTGCACAGAAAGCTGCCTTTCATCATGTCGCAATGGGTTTTCAGGATGGTTATGAGACCATGGTCGGAGAACGGGGGGTAACCCTTTCAGGAGGCCAGCGCCAGCGCCTTGCCTTAGCTCGGGCACTGCTCAGAACCGCTCCTATCCTCATTTTGGATGACAGCCTGAGCGCGGTCGATATCGAAACGGATCATCTTATACGAGGAGCCATAGGGAAACAAGGCAGGGGAACGACGACAACCTTTATCGTCGCTCACCGGCTTACGACCCTAGCAGAGGCAGATACGATTCTGGTGCTTGAAGATGGTTGTATTACCGCCCAGGGCAGTCATGAAGATCTGATACAGCAGCCTGGATTATATCGCCGGCTTGCTGAACTACAAAGTGCGTTTATGGACGAGTAA